The Deltaproteobacteria bacterium genome segment CGGATCTCGCGGCGCAGGTCCGCGATCGAGAGGTGCTCGCCCTCGACCTCGACGACGGCGTCCTGGCCGAGCTGCACGATGGGCTCGGCGGCGATCGGGTGGATGCCCTCGGCGTCGATCGCGAAGCGGCGCGGCTCTTCGAGGCTCCAGTTGCCGCCGCCGACGTGGAGCGCGTGCGCGGCGTCGGTGCGATAGCGCGGCAGGCCGTCGGGGCCGAGCTCGTAGAGCACGACACCGCTCGCCGTACCCGCCATCGGGTCGAGGCGCTCGGCCTCGAGCAGGCGGTCGCCCGAGAGCGACCAGAGCTTCACCTGCACCGCCCCCTTGTCCTTGATCTCGGTCTGCTTGATGCGGCTCGCGCGTGCGTTCGCGCGCGGCACCAGGTCGTTGGCGAGCGGGTGGTAGGCCACCGCCGCGACGATGCAGGCCATCAGCACCGGCGCCACGATCCGCGAGGTGGGGATGCCACAGGCGCGCATGCCGACCAGCTCGCCGGTGGCGCCGAGCAGGCTCAGGGTGAGCGCCGACGCCACGAGCAGCGCCATCGGGACTACGCGCGAGGCGAGCAGCGGGAGGCGCGCGCCGTAGAAGCGAAGCACCTCGCCGGGCGTCGAGCCGTACTTGGTGAACCACTTCATGTTGTCGAGGAGATCGATCACGAAGTAGGCGGCGAGGAGCGCCCCGAAGCACAGGAGCAGGAGCTCGAGGAAGGTGACGAGCAGGTAGCGGTCGAGCACGAAGCGGTGCAGGCGGGGGGGCCGCGCGGCGGCCTCGCCGCCGCGCCGGGCCCACCCGTGCGGGCACACCGGTCCGCTGCGGCGGGCGGGCAGCGTCACGAGCAGCACCGCCGCCAGCGCACCCAGCACGAGGTTCGGCAGCCAGACCGCCAGCTCGACCGGGAAGGTCTCGGCGCGCGCGAGTCCGTTGCCGAGCTGGAGCAGCCCGTAGTAGACCACCGCCGCGGCGATCCCGAGCACCATGCCGCTCGAGCGCGACGGCCGTGCCCGCGCGATCGAGAGACCCACGCCGAGCAGCGCGAAGATCACGGTGCCGATCGGCAGGGCCACGCGCTGGTGCCATTCCTGGCGCGCCTCGCGCCGGCGCGAGGCGTCGGCGCCCGCTCCCATCGA includes the following:
- a CDS encoding LptF/LptG family permease, which translates into the protein MLRELVFPSLFALAGITFVVLAADLVGYSDLVVNRGFGVGEVAWIALYRSVPMLGRAIPFAVLVGVLVGLGRLGADREIVALEAAGISARTLAGPVAAFAALFTAAGVALALAAVPWANRSLDATLRAFSAGERGTPFRSGQVERLGDWRLVAREVSPRGDVLRSLAVRAPSLGGTVFAERATLDHEDGHRTLAIENGVVMATVGNEPTQVRFESMRQVLAAPERVDSLEGWAASAPVAELLASMGAGADASRRREARQEWHQRVALPIGTVIFALLGVGLSIARARPSRSSGMVLGIAAAVVYYGLLQLGNGLARAETFPVELAVWLPNLVLGALAAVLLVTLPARRSGPVCPHGWARRGGEAAARPPRLHRFVLDRYLLVTFLELLLLCFGALLAAYFVIDLLDNMKWFTKYGSTPGEVLRFYGARLPLLASRVVPMALLVASALTLSLLGATGELVGMRACGIPTSRIVAPVLMACIVAAVAYHPLANDLVPRANARASRIKQTEIKDKGAVQVKLWSLSGDRLLEAERLDPMAGTASGVVLYELGPDGLPRYRTDAAHALHVGGGNWSLEEPRRFAIDAEGIHPIAAEPIVQLGQDAVVEVEGEHLSIADLRREIRVLRERGLDPTAFRVDLAIKLASPLACLLLPALALLFAAGGPPFPKPVHTLVASALAGGGWVLLAAVGASLGYGGAVSPWLAGFGPVGVLGGAAAVLATRVRGFGRGA